The Brassica napus cultivar Da-Ae chromosome C7, Da-Ae, whole genome shotgun sequence genome has a segment encoding these proteins:
- the LOC106407630 gene encoding protein NONRESPONDING TO OXYLIPINS 2, mitochondrial isoform X3, with the protein MASACCNRFMNRSSVSSLRSAIRSALHKSPVGTGTPPSASSAGFRIPSKPAASPRFSFSRCPSELGCVQSLLPLHSTVAAARLTSCLSVTSRSSRALSQDGIDDT; encoded by the exons ATGGCTTCCGCTTGCTGCAATAGATTCATGAACAGATCCTCCGTCTCGTCTCTCAGATCCGCCATCAGATCTGCGCTTCACAAATCTCCAGTTGGCACCGGAACGCCGCCGAGTGCTTCCTCCGCCGGGTTTCGGATTCCGTCTAAACCCGCTGCTTCTCCCCGATTCTCCTTCTCCAG GTGTCCATCTGAGCTTGGTTGTGTTCAGTCGCTGTTGCCGCTTCACAGCACGGTGGCGGCTGCGCGGCTGACGTCGTGCCTTAGCGTAACATCCAGAAGCAGCCGAGCTCTCTCTCAGG ATGGAATCGATGACACGTGA
- the LOC106407630 gene encoding protein NONRESPONDING TO OXYLIPINS 2, mitochondrial isoform X1, whose product MASACCNRFMNRSSVSSLRSAIRSALHKSPVGTGTPPSASSAGFRIPSKPAASPRFSFSRCPSELGCVQSLLPLHSTVAAARLTSCLSVTSRSSRALSQGTLCCTSPDL is encoded by the exons ATGGCTTCCGCTTGCTGCAATAGATTCATGAACAGATCCTCCGTCTCGTCTCTCAGATCCGCCATCAGATCTGCGCTTCACAAATCTCCAGTTGGCACCGGAACGCCGCCGAGTGCTTCCTCCGCCGGGTTTCGGATTCCGTCTAAACCCGCTGCTTCTCCCCGATTCTCCTTCTCCAG GTGTCCATCTGAGCTTGGTTGTGTTCAGTCGCTGTTGCCGCTTCACAGCACGGTGGCGGCTGCGCGGCTGACGTCGTGCCTTAGCGTAACATCCAGAAGCAGCCGAGCTCTCTCTCAGGGTACTCTCTGCTGCACCTCTCCCGACCTCTAA
- the LOC106407630 gene encoding protein NONRESPONDING TO OXYLIPINS 2, mitochondrial isoform X2 codes for MASACCNRFMNRSSVSSLRSAIRSALHKSPVGTGTPPSASSAGFRIPSKPAASPRFSFSRCPSELGCVQSLLPLHSTVAAARLTSCLSVTSRSSRALSQEMGLSVPR; via the exons ATGGCTTCCGCTTGCTGCAATAGATTCATGAACAGATCCTCCGTCTCGTCTCTCAGATCCGCCATCAGATCTGCGCTTCACAAATCTCCAGTTGGCACCGGAACGCCGCCGAGTGCTTCCTCCGCCGGGTTTCGGATTCCGTCTAAACCCGCTGCTTCTCCCCGATTCTCCTTCTCCAG GTGTCCATCTGAGCTTGGTTGTGTTCAGTCGCTGTTGCCGCTTCACAGCACGGTGGCGGCTGCGCGGCTGACGTCGTGCCTTAGCGTAACATCCAGAAGCAGCCGAGCTCTCTCTCAGG AGATGGGCCTTTCAGTCCCAAGGTGA
- the LOC106407630 gene encoding protein NONRESPONDING TO OXYLIPINS 2, mitochondrial isoform X4: MASACCNRFMNRSSVSSLRSAIRSALHKSPVGTGTPPSASSAGFRIPSKPAASPRFSFSRCPSELGCVQSLLPLHSTVAAARLTSCLSVTSRSSRALSQGT, from the exons ATGGCTTCCGCTTGCTGCAATAGATTCATGAACAGATCCTCCGTCTCGTCTCTCAGATCCGCCATCAGATCTGCGCTTCACAAATCTCCAGTTGGCACCGGAACGCCGCCGAGTGCTTCCTCCGCCGGGTTTCGGATTCCGTCTAAACCCGCTGCTTCTCCCCGATTCTCCTTCTCCAG GTGTCCATCTGAGCTTGGTTGTGTTCAGTCGCTGTTGCCGCTTCACAGCACGGTGGCGGCTGCGCGGCTGACGTCGTGCCTTAGCGTAACATCCAGAAGCAGCCGAGCTCTCTCTCAGG GCACATAA